A stretch of the Vigna radiata var. radiata cultivar VC1973A chromosome 7, Vradiata_ver6, whole genome shotgun sequence genome encodes the following:
- the LOC106765737 gene encoding uncharacterized protein LOC106765737 isoform X1, producing MRFKKGNKVEVLSKVEVPCGSWLSAEIICGNSHHYTVKYDGYQDDAGEAIVERVSRKDIRPCPPVPVLIENWTPGDVVEVFQNFSWKMATVLKVLGKSYILVRLLGSSLEFQVSKFDIRVRQSWQDDKWIIVGKGSASCENRKRSSQLQRTATKTKLSGSTYYHPEKKNPSILESRLVSFKTLKRGSHSQVEAYAKPPPKFRALENEGGCHRIRVRNSPTPFKQVQGVSFPRDMLAEECLPASINNRKTGIPNMVEIGRRKQTGTVGCSFGENLESNHADSVTCSVGSCSITSRNSYKLQFPVSAGPFEDVDGPFSDAESACQRGYEEGNCSPPTQEELAAEIHRLELHAYRCTIEALHASGPLSWEQEALMTNLRLSLHISNDEHLRELRNLISSENSIPFR from the exons ATGAGATTCAAGAAAGGTAATAAGGTGGAAGTGTTGAGCAAAGTTGAGGTGCCTTGTGGCTCCTGGCTATCTGCAGAGATCATTTGTGGTAATAGCCACCACTATACTGTTAAATATGATGGATATCAAGATGATGCTGGTGAGGCAATTGTGGAGCGGGTATCCAGGAAAGACATCAGGCCATGTCCGCCAGTACCTGTACTCATCGAGAATTGGACTCCAGGTGATGTTGTTGAGGTCTTCCAGAACTTCTCATGGAAGATGGCTACAGTTTTGAAGGTTTTGGGTAAAAGCTACATTTTGGTCAGGCTACTTGGATCTTCTTTGGAATTTCAAGTGAGCAAATTTGACATTCGGGTGAGACAGTCTTGGCAAGACGACAAGTGGATAATAGTAGGAAAG GGTTCTGCCAGCTGTGAGAATAGAAAACGTTCTAGCCAACTTCAGAGGACGGCTACAAAGACAAAACTGTCAGGTTCCACTTACTACCATCCTGAAAAGAAAAACCCGAGTATTCTGGAATCCCGACTTGTCTCttttaaaacattgaaaagAGGAAGCCATTCACAAGTTGAGGCGTATGCTAAACCTCCCCCAAAGTTTAGAGCACTTGAAAATGAAGGTGGATGTCACAGAATAAGAGTTAGAAATTCACCAACGCCATTCAAACAGGTACAGGGTGTGAGTTTTCCAAGAGATATGCTCGCTGAAGAATGTTTACCTGCTTCTATAAACAACAGGAAAACTGGGATTCCTAATATGGTGGAGATAGGAAGGAGGAAGCAAACTGGCACAGTGGGTTGTTCATTTGGAGAAAACTTAGAATCAAATCATGCTGATAGTGTTACGTGCTCTGTTGGTAGTTGTAGTATCACTAGCAGGAATTCCTATAAATTGCAATTTCCTGTATCTGCAGGTCCTTTTGAAGATGTAGATGGTCCATTTAGTGATGCTGAGTCTGCTTGCCAGAGGGGTTATGAGGAGGGAAATTGTTCCCCTCCTACACAAGAGGAATTGGCAGCAGAAATTCATAGGTTAGAGTTGCATGCCTATCGCTGTACAATTGAGGCATTGCATGCATCAGGACCCTTAAGTTGGGAACAGGAAGCATTAATGACAAACCTACGTCTTTCACTCCACATATCAAACGATGAACATTTAAGGGAGCtaagaaatttgatttcatCTGAAAATAGCATTCCTTTCAGATGA
- the LOC106765737 gene encoding uncharacterized protein LOC106765737 isoform X2: MRFKKGNKVEVLSKVEVPCGSWLSAEIICGNSHHYTVKYDGYQDDAGEAIVERVSRKDIRPCPPVPVLIENWTPGDVVEVFQNFSWKMATVLKVLGKSYILVRLLGSSLEFQVSKFDIRVRQSWQDDKWIIVGKGSASCENRKRSSQLQRTATKTKLSGSTYYHPEKKNPSILESRLVSFKTLKRGSHSQVEAYAKPPPKFRALENEGGCHRIRVRNSPTPFKQVQGVSFPRDMLAEECLPASINNRKTGIPNMVEIGRRKQTGTVGCSFGENLESNHADSVTCSVGSCSITSRNSYKLQFPVSAGPFEDVDGPFSDAESACQRGYEEGNCSPPTQEELAAEIHRAEEACRCCFQMSTDFLLL, from the exons ATGAGATTCAAGAAAGGTAATAAGGTGGAAGTGTTGAGCAAAGTTGAGGTGCCTTGTGGCTCCTGGCTATCTGCAGAGATCATTTGTGGTAATAGCCACCACTATACTGTTAAATATGATGGATATCAAGATGATGCTGGTGAGGCAATTGTGGAGCGGGTATCCAGGAAAGACATCAGGCCATGTCCGCCAGTACCTGTACTCATCGAGAATTGGACTCCAGGTGATGTTGTTGAGGTCTTCCAGAACTTCTCATGGAAGATGGCTACAGTTTTGAAGGTTTTGGGTAAAAGCTACATTTTGGTCAGGCTACTTGGATCTTCTTTGGAATTTCAAGTGAGCAAATTTGACATTCGGGTGAGACAGTCTTGGCAAGACGACAAGTGGATAATAGTAGGAAAG GGTTCTGCCAGCTGTGAGAATAGAAAACGTTCTAGCCAACTTCAGAGGACGGCTACAAAGACAAAACTGTCAGGTTCCACTTACTACCATCCTGAAAAGAAAAACCCGAGTATTCTGGAATCCCGACTTGTCTCttttaaaacattgaaaagAGGAAGCCATTCACAAGTTGAGGCGTATGCTAAACCTCCCCCAAAGTTTAGAGCACTTGAAAATGAAGGTGGATGTCACAGAATAAGAGTTAGAAATTCACCAACGCCATTCAAACAGGTACAGGGTGTGAGTTTTCCAAGAGATATGCTCGCTGAAGAATGTTTACCTGCTTCTATAAACAACAGGAAAACTGGGATTCCTAATATGGTGGAGATAGGAAGGAGGAAGCAAACTGGCACAGTGGGTTGTTCATTTGGAGAAAACTTAGAATCAAATCATGCTGATAGTGTTACGTGCTCTGTTGGTAGTTGTAGTATCACTAGCAGGAATTCCTATAAATTGCAATTTCCTGTATCTGCAGGTCCTTTTGAAGATGTAGATGGTCCATTTAGTGATGCTGAGTCTGCTTGCCAGAGGGGTTATGAGGAGGGAAATTGTTCCCCTCCTACACAAGAGGAATTGGCAGCAGAAATTCATAG GGCTGAGGAGGCATGTAGGTGTTGCTTCCAGATGTCTACAGATTTTCTCTTGCTCTAG
- the LOC106767283 gene encoding cytochrome P450 734A1 produces MDALFSSLSFIFLLFLLKLTVLLWWRPRKIQGHFSKQGIRGPPYRFFIGNVKELVAMMLKASSKPMPFSHNILPRVLSFYHHWKKIYGATFLVWFGPTVRLTVSDPDLIREIFTSKSEFYEKNEAPPLVKQLEGDGLLSLKGEKWAHHRRIISPTFHMENLKLLIPVMATSVVEMLEKWSAMGEKGEVEIEVSEWFQRLTEDVITRTAFGSSYEDGKAIFRLQGQQMDLAADAFQKVFIPGYRFVPTRRNIKSWKLEKEIKKSLVKLIERRRETSEKVVEKGAKDLLGLMIEASNTNSTNVTVDDIVEECKSFFFAGKQTTSNLLTWTTILLAMHPQWQVRAREEVLKMCGSRDLPTKDHVAKLRTVSMIVNESLRLYPPTIATIRRAKTDVELGGYKIPRGTELLVPILAVHHDQAIWGNDANEFNPGRFSQGVARAANHPLAFIPFGVGVRTCIGQNLAVLQTKLALAIILQRFSFRLAPSYQHAPTVLMLLYPQYGAPIIFQRFSTPPPPQPSSDATV; encoded by the exons ATGGACGCCCTCTTCTCCtccctctccttcatcttccttctcttcctcctcaAGCTCACCGTCCTCCTCTGGTGGCGACCCAGAAAAATTCAAGGCCACTTCTCCAAGCAAGGCATCCGAGGACCCCCTTATCGTTTCTTCATTGGCAACGTTAAGGAGCTTGTCGCCATGATGTTGAAGGCCTCCTCCAAACCCATGCCTTTCTCCCACAACATTCTCCCCAGAGTCCTTTCCTTCTACCATCACTGGAAGAAAATTTATG GTGCAACATTCCTAGTTTGGTTTGGACCCACCGTTCGTCTCACCGTCTCTGATCCAGACCTCATCCGGGAAATCTTCACATCCAAGTCAGAATTTTACGAGAAAAACGAAGCTCCACCCCTTGTGAAGCAGCTCGAAGGCGATGGCCTCCTCAGCCTCAAAGGAGAAAAATGGGCTCACCATCGAAGGATTATCTCTCCCACTTTTCACATGGAGAatctaaaa ttgttGATACCGGTGATGGCTACAAGCGTGGTTGAGATGTTGGAAAAGTGGTCGGCAATGGGTGAGAAGGGTGAGGTGGAAATCGAAGTTTCGGAGTGGTTTCAGAGACTGACAGAAGACGTGATTACGAGGACTGCATTCGGAAGCAGCTACGAAGACGGGAAAGCCATTTTCCGGTTACAGGGTCAGCAGATGGACTTGGCTGCCGACGCCTTCCAGAAAGTATTCATTCCAGGTTACAG ATTTGTGCCCACAAGGAGGAACATAAAGTCGTGGAAGTTGGAGAAGGAAATAAAGAAATCGCTGGTGAAACTGATAGAGCGACGGAGGGAGACTTCGGAGAAGGTGGTGGAGAAGGGAGCGAAGGATTTGTTGGGGCTAATGATTGAGGCGTCGAACACGAATTCGACGAATGTGACAGTGGATGACATTGTGGAAGAGTGCAAGAGCTTTTTCTTTGCAGGGAAACAGACCACATCCAACCTGCTGACGTGGACGACCATTCTCCTAGCTATGCACCCACAGTGGCAGGTACGGGCACGTGAGGAGGTTCTGAAGATGTGTGGATCACGTGACCTTCCGACCAAAGACCATGTCGCAAAGCTGAGGACG GTGAGCATGATTGTGAACGAGTCGCTAAGGCTGTACCCGCCGACGATCGCCACAATCAGACGTGCCAAGACGGACGTGGAGTTGGGGGGGTACAAGATACCACGTGGGACGGAACTGCTGGTTCCAATCCTGGCCGTTCATCACGATCAAGCCATATGGGGAAACGATGCTAACGAGTTCAATCCTGGGCGTTTCAGCCAGGGGGTGGCCCGCGCCGCGAACCATCCTCTGGCCTTCATACCCTTTGGAGTGGGTGTGCGCACATGCATAGGACAAAACCTGGCAGTGCTACAAACCAAACTGGCCCTCGCAATCATACTGCAGCGTTTTAGTTTCAGGTTGGCCCCTAGTTATCAGCACGCACCAACGGTCCTCATGCTACTCTACCCTCAGTACGGTGCACCAATCATTTTCCAACGCTTCTCCACTCCTCCGCCTCCTCAACCATCTTCCGACGCAACTGTATAG